The region aaaatatgtttgacttgttgacttctaatcttcatttctcttttgttttacattggttgatgatgatttgattcacatttgatcattgtgttttgattatttcatttgaattctcattttgttcatttcatcttcatctcacttcttctttttattttggccaatgagttaatgatttgtggttggtcttgacatatgagaggcttaaccttctttgatccaaatcaaactcaacttgatcaaagatcaagtgagttgctttgtgtccaagataggttgcttcttggtcaagcaaaaaacctaaagtccatacaagactttccttcttttcttttggcatggcaagttgtaggagcttggcttactagtcatgatctctaacttgtgtttatttgctcatagttttattgaccggcctcagataggcgtgactactacattagtccacttacgattgcttaacatagcgctaaattgtcttatgacacactaacattgactactaactactaactttaatttgagtatttgatttcttgcaatttactttaatgcaatttactttcttgctcatttattcatattgcttttccctttgctcacttgagcacatattttatgtttatgctattttccttttgctcatttgagcttattattgtatataaatatattgttgctttgtgtttattttgtctttgtttgtgtgaacccaatgtaaaaaggagaaaagacttagaattaggaccttacctatgcttaaaggagttcaagagcaactaggcctcacggctttagaatgctaaaattgttgaaaagcaactaggcctcatgcctttagaatgctaaatcttaaagttgacttgaaaagacccctaatctaaactcatcctttgtccattcctcttattgtgttgtgaactttttgatgtttgctcttgtgtgatagggattccatcttgagatagtaagaaggaccattgtcatgaatagccaagttaagagagacaagccaaatggagatcctaggagcttgaatataatatttgtttgattgcttgagtgattgcttaagtccaaaggaaaggagcatcttgaattatctttatgatctcaagaaaaggaactccaagggttttatctcttctcttatctttgcatgtttaggactagcccttctcttcttctctccactctaacccaagccaaactcattcatgtgcaaactttgactttgtttcaaattagaaacctaggccttatgcctttgatttttcaaactcttttcattaatactcattgtgaatgaaccttaagtcaactttgacctcattttgtgaatacttctaacttgtaaatacaactcacttcaagttgtttttgtggttctaatgaccacctttgttaaaaccttttttttataaacattagccataggtttgagttatcatagtggttgatgtaaatctcaccttatccttagtgattggactataagtcttccatacttattatagggtggatccctcactagtatgttgaagctctcctcacatggtggattgttggtttaggttgagttttctccctttgataacaaaagaccttaaggtttttgacaaatcaattcaccaatcttttgagatttctaccccgaactacgaggttttgatcttacctttgtgatggtacgtaggcaacgagtttatccattcaaacaacaaaattgtaaatatgtatattcttttctcatcccctcaatcttgtttgcacatatttttcacaaataccaacctataatacatttgcaaaaagggctcccttagagtactaaggatgttttgggtgcttaaaatcttcccatttcataaccaacccccttacctagatctctgacatttttattagtttttgatttgataaaacttcttacttggcttttgttcgctttttagcctttcctttggacaaataaaagtgcggcggcgactcgaattgtatgatttacttttggtttagtcaataagccataaggtaacgaataccccgctacattaCTATGCATACTTTTAGAGATTGTTCAAATGCCATGCAAGTTTGGACAAAAGGTTCCAAGCAACTTTTTGAATGATTTCCTGCAAGCGGAGTTAACATATAGGGTAAACTTGAATCTTGGATCCAAAGGTGATGAGGCTAATGATTGGAGAGAGTATTGAGTTGTGGTGTGCCATTGTTTATGGACGTAGAGGAATAAAGAAGAGCATGATGAATATTTTAGTCATCCTTTCAACACGGGTCAACATGTGCGGAGTTTGGTGAAAAGCTATGAGAGTTCTAAGTTTCAAAGTGGTGTTGTTTCTAAGGTGGGTAAAACGATGGAGTTGATTGCGTGGAAACCTCCTAAAAACAAATGGGTTAAACTAAACACTGATAGAGCTTGTAAAGATATCTACAATGCATGTTGTGGCGGTGTTATACAAGATTCTAGAGGAGACTTGATTGATAGTTTTACCAAAAAATCTTGGGAGGTGTAATGCGTTTGTTGCTAAATTTTGGGGAGTTTTTTAAGGGCTTAAGTTCACTCAGAGATTAAGGTTAAGAAGAGTGGAGCTCAATGTTGATTTTGTGGCGGTTGTGAAAGCTCTAAGAAAAGAAAATTCCAACAGTATCGATGCTCATGCTTTATTAAGACAAATTAGAAAGCTGATCTCGCTACATAAGAAGGTGCAAGTATTCCATTTTTCTAGGAAAGTAAACAAATGTGTCGATGCTTTAGCgaataaaaattattatttagAGGTTAATAATATTTCCTATAATGTTATACCTAATCATATTAAGTTCGGTTAATCGATGACTCCATGGGTTTATCTTTTCCTAGGTGGGTGGTTAAGAAAACAATTATGTAAGGTTAGCGCACTATCATTAATCATTTTAATATTTTCATAatacatatataatatatatagatatatatatatatatatatattatatatatatatatatatatatattatatatatatatatattatatatatataagattAATTGATATACATTGACAGTGTAAAGattttttacactgtcagttaatcacaACCACTAATTTATTTGAAAGGTTGACTTTTATTTGAAACatttaaaaagtaatacaaaCAGATGATTGTGATAAATtgacagtgtaaaactttttacagTGACAGTGCATAACAatctctctctcttctctctctctcctctctctctctctctctctctctctctctctctctctctctctctctctctcctctctctctctctctctctctctctctctctcctctctctctctctctcgctctctctctctctctcctctctctctcttctctctctctcctctctctcctccctccctccctccccatcaatatatatatatattatattatataatataatatatatagatatatatatatatatatatataatatataatatatatattatattatatattatatatatatatatatatatatattatatatatatattaaaataacCATTTGTAAAGCTGTTTTTTCTTGGAGATGATGGTAAAGAAATTATGGTAAAGAGTGAAAGTGGTACGTCAATGAATATTATTTGTTGAGAATGATTGAtcttatttatatttttaatattttatttgatttcATACCATCAATTTTACTTTcttattttttatatttttccATGGTACTTAACTTATGATAATTTTTTTGATAATTTGAATATTGTTTTTACTTTTTTATATTTAAgttattaatttataaatattaacaatttatttatattaataaataaatattacCATAAAAATGAACTTCTAAAATAATAGTTTAATCTCATTTAACTAAACTAACTCCtatcaatttttatttttattttctacATTTATGTTATCATGCTTATTCTCTATTTCTTAATATATTCATTTAGTTTTAACATTTTAATTGTAATTTCCTACGtgttattatttattttataaaatgTGGCGAATTTGATTATTTTGGCTATTCATTATTATATATGCCTTCcataataataaataaatatacttatatattcaaattaatttattttattaatagtattttttaaaattattttttaaaataaaaccGTCCAATAAAGTCCacaaatttttaaaataataGTGCTGTCTTTAAATTTTAAATTATCAATCAATTTAATGTAATATTTCATTCAAATCTGATGAACCTAGATTGTAAAATAGAAATCAACTATATTCCAAATAAATTTCTAGAAACAAACTATATATGAGCGATGAGCCTATTCTACATACAAATACATCTAATTTACTAACATAATAATATGGGTCTTGCTAACTTGTGCTCTTGGTTCACAAGTTAAGGTTACTACTATTAAAAAATTTGTCTGGaataaaacaaaattttaaatttcaagaAATCAAATGCACGCGCTCTAAGAGAATATTTCTATAAGTGTATCATTAATTTGTGCCCTTGGGGCACATGTTAGCATTAGCCTAATAATATTCATACAAAAATTTCATTCACGTGCTTTATATAATTTTTTTGAccaattttttttctaaaataaacaaatatttcaatttttaatatagtattaattaatatttttaaaattatacATATATAACTAATAATTTTGCACCACCATGTCAATAAAAATAGTTTATATCTCTACCTTATTTATAGTGTTTATTGACTTGTGACAGTATAAAAGTTGACTTTATACTCCCATATTTTATTCCATAATAGTATAATGATTCGATTAATTAAAGAAGAATTCAGTTTAGAAAAACTGTCTTTTAAACATTCATACTCGATTTATTAAATCAATAATTTTAgttcaatttaattttaaataaattaaaataaaactatTTACTATAATTTCGAGTGGCTTTTTACTATAATTTGGTTAAGCTCTATTAGGTTTTTAAACGAACTCGGTACTACTCTTGAATTTGAATTTGGCTTCTAGATAGATATATAGATATAATATGATAGCACCCATTTACACTGCAAGCAAAATAATGAACGAGTGGCCCTCACTTCTCACTATATAAAGATATCATTTCCCACCATTGCCTTCTCACACCATTCCCCTCTCTCTCTCCATACATTATCAATATCTCTTCTCTTTCattttcctctcttcaggttagtttctaaatttcatttttttttttaaataataatttcCACCGTTCATACTTAATTACATACATTTTTTGTCTAATTATTTACTTAATTATCAATTATACTTTAATTTAGGGTTTAACCTTTCAATTATTAAGGGCTTCTCTTCATAAATCTCATGTTAAACGGCTTTACCGTGAATCTTCTGTTTTCGATTGTTTTTTTTTATCAACTATAGTGAATTAATTGATTTGATTATTTAATTACATTCTAGTATACCTCATGTGTATTGCATTTTATTATATTTGATTTGTTTATGAAGCATAATTACTTGTGTTTTGAATTTAATTGCTGTTGTTTATGTAGAATGGGAAGTAATGGAAAAACTAATTATGGAGAATATACCTATGAGAATCTTGAGAGAGAGCCTTATTGGCCATCAGAGAAGCTGAAAATTTCCATCACTGGTGCTGGCGGTTTTATCGCGTCGCACTTAGCGCGGCGTCTCAAGAAGGAGGGGCATTACATTATTGCTTCTGATTGGAAGAAAAATGAGCACATGACTGAGGATATGTTCTGTGATGAGTTCCATCTTGTTGATCTTAGGGTCATGGATAACTGCCTTACCGTTACGAAAGGGGTTGACCATGTTTTCAATCTTGCTGCGGATATGGGTGGGATGGGTTTTATTCAGTCGAATCATTCCGTTATTATGTATAACAATACTATGATTAGTTTTAACATGATTGAAGCTGCTAGGATTAACGGCATTAAGAGGTTAGTGTCTTGTACGTTGTGTTTTTGGATATGTAACCGAAGATAAATTTGTGATGTTGTGTTGGTTATTCATGCCAATTGCGGAAAACTGTTTTTTTTTTTCTTCAGGTTTTTTTATGCCTCTAGTGCTTGTATCTACCCTGAATTTAAACAGTTGGAAACTACTAATGTGAGCTTGAAGGAGTCTGATGCATGGCCTGCTGAGGTTTGTTGACGATCCGTTTTAGTTGTTTGATGAATGTTGGTTCTTGGTTTTTATGTTGAGATTAGGACTAATGTGTTCAATTTGATGAATGTGTTTAGCCACAAGATGCGTATGGGCTTGAGAAGCTTGCAACTGAGGAGATATGCAAGCATTATAACAAAGATTTTGGAATTGAATGCCGCATTGGAAGGTTCCATAACATATATGGTCCTTTTGGTACATGGAAAGGTATGAAATTAACTGAACTGCGAGTTTGGGTTGTTTCGTTATTTCCAAATGAGTAAACTGGTAGCGTTTTTAATATTGGCGTGATTTTGGATTTAATAAGTTTGTTGCTTTGTCATACAGGTGGAAGGGAGAAGGCTCCGGCTGCATTTTGTCGGAAAGCAATCACATCTACTGACAAATTTGAGATGTGGGGAGATGGTTTGCAAACACGATCATTCACATTCATTGATGAGTGTGTTGAAGGTGTACTTCGGTAGGTCTTTGCTGATTGTGTGGCTTTTCCAGCTTTATTCATGTGCTTTTGTTGGGTTTTCTCAGTTTGAATTAGAATTTTGAGGTTATCATTTATGTAAACAGAGGTATTCAAGTAAACTTTTCATGTTTGAGTTATTCTAAGGAGTCATCAATTTCATTAAAAAAGTTTCTTTGCAAAATCCGGTTAGCTGACTCAATCAACATTATTGCATTAAATGACTATAAGCGGGCTTACTGCTTCTGTATAATTTATCATTTGTCTTAATTGGTTGGATAGGGAAGATGATGCGACGTTTATCAAGTAATTGCTTTGTTTAATCTTTTACTTTAAAAGATAATTCATATTCTATGATATAAGAATTGACATTTTGGTCTATTGTTGTGTTTAGACTGACTAAATCCGACTTCCGTGAGCCGGTAAATATCGGAAGTGATGAAATGGTCAGCATGAATGAGATGGCTGAGATCGTTCTTGGTTTTGATGACAAGAAAACTCCTATACATCACATTCCAGGCCCAGAGGGTGTTCGAGGTCGTAACTCAGACAATACACTTATCAAAGAGAAGCTTGGCTGGGCTCCAACAATGAAGTTGAAGGTATAAAATGACTCCTTTCTTCTTTCTTGTGTCTTGTGTCTCACTAACATTTTATCAAATCTGGCTTGTTTATTTTCTTCGAGAAAGAGTAATGAGATGTTCAGGTTTTCTACTCCGATAAAATTCATAGTTTAATCTTAATGAACGAACACGAACAGGATTCTGCTTATACTTACAGAAATATCTAAATTCTGGTATTGTAGGACGGACTGAGGATTACTTACATCTGGATTAAGGAACAGCTCGAGAAGGAAACGGCTAAAGGTATCGATACATCAGGATACGGGTCATCAAAAGTGGTGCAAACCCAAGCTCCAGTGCAGTTAGGCTCACTTCGTGCAGCTGACGGCAAAGAAGGAAGTAGTTAATTCATGGCAGTAGCAGTCAAGTTAAGGTTTCCGAAGAAAAGTTGACTTCATATTGCAGATTAATAAAGATCTGTGGTCATGTTATTAGCTGTTCGCAGGTTATTTATGCATAGATTGGGTCGGTGCGTGAGGTGGTTTACTGAACTAGAAGTTCTAAACCACTTGTTTTTAGTCTCAGTCTTTGGTTAATAAGCGGAGAATTGTTTTCTGCCGTGTGATTTCTGAAGTTCAATGTAATTGATTTTCATGTTATTTCTGAATGTTTTGTTATATTAGTATATGTAGTGTGGAACTTATGTATGATTTTGGCTAAAAGCTTCCTGTTGAACATTCTTCCTCTATATTTATCACTGCAGAACATTCTTTATCACTAATTTTGTTCCAACACTGCATAACAAAACCCACCAAATCCACCATGTTTCCACCATTGAAACAAAGTAAACTCAACTGCATAATAAGTATGTGGCAGAAAAACACACATTGGAAATCAGAGTAACTAACTAACAACTACTATGAAATATCTATACCTTTCGGTCGATGTTTTTTCAGCATTCTATCATGAATTCAGTACTCAATTTAGATGTTCACCTTTGATGTAGGATGCTCCATCATAAATTAAGTCCGTTAGTGCTAAATTTAGATCATTCTTTATCACTAATTTTGTTCCAACACTGCATAACAAAACCCACCAAATCCACCATGTTTCCACCATTGAAACAAAGTAAACTCAACTGCATAATAAGTATGTGGCAGAAAAACACATTGGAAATCAGAGTAACTAACTAACAACTACTATGAAATATCTATACCTTTCGGTCGATGTTTTTTCAGCATTCTATCATGAATTCAGTACTCAATTTAGATGTTCACCTTTGATGTAGGATGCTCCATCATAAATTAAGTCCGTTAGTGCTAAATTTAGATCATTCTTTATCACTAATTTTGTTCCAACACTGCATAACAAAACCCACCAAATCCACCATGTTTCCACCATTGAAACAAAGTAAACTCAACTGCATAATAAGTATGTGGCAGAAAAACACACATTGGAAATCAGAGTAACTAACTAACAACTACTATGAAATATCTATACCTTTCGGTCGATGTTTTTTCAGCATTCTATCATGAATTCAGTACTCAATTTAGATGTTCACCTTTGATGTAGGATGCTCCATCATAAATTAAGTCCGTTAGTGCTAAATTTAGATCATTCTTGTTGCTTCTTTATAATCATGATAACTAAGGGTCTGCAAAATCGGTTATTCATAACcaaatttatatttaaattattccatttttaaaaatctaatttaaatattaaaatataaatGTGGGTATTTATTTTATTATCTAAATTCTAACCGATAaccataataataataataatgtcATTTAGTTATTGGATATCCAAATTCTATTATGTGTTAATTTATCTATTCAAATTCTATTATGTGTTAATTTATctgttttgtttatttttattttttatcataTAGACATATATACATTATAATCTATAGGTTGGTATAATATAAAGCTCCATCCGAAACTTTGAAGTTTGTTTCTACTTATTGTATGTTATTAATCCACAATTTAAATGTATTAATAATATCAGTTGAAAATAGTgattttaaattatatttttaacaaatttcatgaaaaaattaatattttccaaagtgaagaaattaaaattttatatAAGCTCATTTAATTTTTACTCTGTATATAATTCTTAAAGGTGTCAACATATGCAACTTTCGAGAATACAGTTTTAACATCTCTACCTACATAAGAGATTTTAGAAGTTTGAACAATTTTTTTGacaaattatttattttataaacAATTAAGATTTATAGTGATATGGttcataattattttattttctgatcCTCTTTATGTAACACATCATATTATGTCATTGTTTTTAATTGAGATATTATTGTGGGGATTATAAAAGTTAAATTTAaagtaattttttaaaataaatatttttttatataaaataattttataattaattaaaataaaaagttggttaaaagaaaataaaactatttttgatataaaattgatttttttaaaatctaGTTTTAAAACTGTTTTTGAATTTATAAAGTTGagtttgaaattgatttttttaaagaaaataaaaaattggttttgaaaaaaaTCGGTTTAAAACTGATTTTTTTTTGAGAAATCCATTTCAAATTGAACCGATCCATTTATAAACCGATTTTAGAAAAATAAATTGGTTTTGTGAAAATAGTTTTAAGATTCAAACAAAATCATATATATGATTCAATTTGATTTGATTTATGATGTATGCACACCCCTAATAATAATTAGTTGGATCCCTCTTTCCTCCTATAACTCCATATAGAAACTCACTCGTATTCATAACCCAATAAGGTAGTGACAAGTTGATATGAGTAAGAACTAATACGATCTTTTaaaaaaatggatgaaattgCAATTATTGTTGTATTTCTTTCAAGAACTTACAATGTGAGTTAAATGAATGAAATTGCAAAAGTGCAACATGAATTGAACAAAGAGGTTTGATATACATTAGATACCTAATCTACATTAGCAAGAAAAGATCCACAAGAAAATACATACTCCGTTACACCATCAAAACTACATCATTAGTAAAAATATACATGTACAAAGAGATGATGCAAACTGCACCTACACTACATaaatctcatatatatatatatatatataatatatatatatatatatatatatatatatatataatatatatatatattatatatatatatatatatataaaattcaTTCTCATATGTAGTTCAATATTTTTGCAGTGGGCTGTATATTCACTTCGAAATACCATAATTTTGTTGATTTGTAATTTCTTGTATTGAAGTAGGTTGCTCGACAGAAATTTCGACTTAGGTCTAATTTTGTAGTATTAGCAGAATTATGTATTTTGGGATTTGCTTAAGGACCAAGCAAACCcaaatctataaatagggagtaatCCCTATCATTGTAACAACTTAAAAGTGAATAATTGCAGTTTGCAAAGTTTGAgagcagagagaaactctgcataATTTCTCAAGTTCTTTTTCTTCCATTTCTTCGTAAAACCCTAACCCCCCCCCCCAAATTCAATATTTTCTTCTTTAATTATCAATTGTCCAGTAAAATCTTGCAACCAAGGTTGGTTGATTaactcgagtgaagagtgaagaacaagaggagTGTTCAATCAAAaagattgattcttgttcatTAAGATTTGGTTCAAAATTCATCAAGTTGTGGTGAAATTCTTGAACGGGAATTGGCgaatttccaacatctggtatctagagtACTAGCTgatcgattcgtgggaagaaaaaCACGATGGTGTTGAATCATCCGAATGGAAATTTTCTGGTGAGTCTCCCAATTTTGAAGGGTCAGAACTATGAGAATTGGTGTAAACATATGAAGGTTGTTTTCTATTGTCAAGATGAGATCTTGTGAAGGAGGGAGTGTCGCCGCTTGAAGAAAACACAACAGATGAAGAAAAGGCCGCACACAtagaattgaagaagaaagattataaagctctaTTTATAATTCATCAATATGTTGATTCTTATAATTTCGAAAAGGTTAATGATGTAGAATCGTCGAAAGAAGCATGTGAGATCTCGGAGAAATGGTTTGGAGGCACAGAGAAGGTGAAAGatgtgaggttacaaactcacaaaagaatgtatgaattgcttcaaATGAAAGACAATGAAATCATAACTGATTTTTGCACTgaggttacgaaactggtgaattAAATCAAGGTATGTGGTGAAACATTGACATCAAAATCAGTTGTTTCAAAGATCTCGAGATCATTAGCTCgaaagttcgaccacgtggtagtagccatagaagagtcaaaatatttttcaacattgacaaaggaagagcttcaagggacgcttgaatctcatgaacaaagaatggctgaaagagctgcaggaaatAAAGAGAGAATGATACTTTAAAAATTAAATTGATAGTTTATTGATTAAAAAAGTTATGTAGGAAATGATCAGGTGGCGTGGCGTGGCGTGTGAGATGTGGTAGAAGCTTCCACGCTCTACTTGGACCGTGATTTATTGAGGAGATTCATTTTGGATTTATTGAAGATTTGTTTAAGATTCCATAGGCTTGCAAGAGTGTGCAATGTTTGTAATTGGTTGTGACAATTCCAGTGGAAAAGAAGAAAGTTCTTCTCTCTAGGTTGACCTTGGTAGCAGTGTGTGGAAGTTTAAACATAGGGTAGGAGTTCTTTGATATTTAGATAGACCAACACTCAAGATACCAATGAAATTGTGTGGAAATTAGCGTATACGGAGACTTAGGAGTTGGTT is a window of Lathyrus oleraceus cultivar Zhongwan6 chromosome 6, CAAS_Psat_ZW6_1.0, whole genome shotgun sequence DNA encoding:
- the LOC127091812 gene encoding GDP-mannose 3,5-epimerase 2, giving the protein MGSNGKTNYGEYTYENLEREPYWPSEKLKISITGAGGFIASHLARRLKKEGHYIIASDWKKNEHMTEDMFCDEFHLVDLRVMDNCLTVTKGVDHVFNLAADMGGMGFIQSNHSVIMYNNTMISFNMIEAARINGIKRFFYASSACIYPEFKQLETTNVSLKESDAWPAEPQDAYGLEKLATEEICKHYNKDFGIECRIGRFHNIYGPFGTWKGGREKAPAAFCRKAITSTDKFEMWGDGLQTRSFTFIDECVEGVLRLTKSDFREPVNIGSDEMVSMNEMAEIVLGFDDKKTPIHHIPGPEGVRGRNSDNTLIKEKLGWAPTMKLKDGLRITYIWIKEQLEKETAKGIDTSGYGSSKVVQTQAPVQLGSLRAADGKEGSS